A region of Maridesulfovibrio sp. DNA encodes the following proteins:
- the metK gene encoding methionine adenosyltransferase has protein sequence MISSKGKYFFTSESVTEGHPDKVADQISDAILDCLLEQDPNSRVACETLVTTGMAFIAGEISTAGYADFPAIVRDTIREIGYVHSDMGFDADTCAVISSIDKQSVDIAQGVDRNTPESQGAGDQGMMFGFACKETDTLMPAPIYWSHKLSKKLTEVRKDKTISYLRPDGKTEVSFEYFNGRPVRIADVVIAAQHDDGIEQEQIYEDIKREVVLATLPADMVDDATKIYINTTGRFVIGGPMGDCGLTGRKIINDTYGGMGNHGGGAFSGKDPSKVDRSGAYMARYIAKNIVAAGLAERAEVQVAYAIGVAEPVSVLATSHGTGEVSDETLTEAVKEVFDLRPYYISERLDLRRPIYKPSACYGHFGRNNPNFTWEKTDAVDDLRTACKI, from the coding sequence ATGATCAGCAGCAAAGGCAAGTACTTTTTTACCTCTGAATCAGTAACCGAAGGTCACCCCGATAAAGTGGCCGACCAGATTTCCGACGCAATTCTCGACTGCCTGCTTGAGCAGGACCCCAACTCCCGCGTCGCTTGTGAAACTCTGGTAACCACCGGAATGGCATTCATCGCAGGTGAAATCTCCACCGCAGGATACGCCGACTTCCCCGCTATTGTTCGCGATACCATCCGCGAAATCGGCTATGTACATTCCGACATGGGATTCGACGCTGACACTTGTGCTGTTATTTCTTCTATCGACAAACAGTCCGTTGACATCGCTCAGGGCGTTGACCGCAACACTCCTGAAAGCCAGGGTGCCGGTGACCAGGGCATGATGTTCGGTTTTGCCTGCAAAGAAACCGATACCCTCATGCCTGCCCCCATCTACTGGTCCCACAAGCTTTCCAAAAAGCTGACCGAAGTGCGTAAAGACAAGACTATTTCCTATCTTCGTCCTGACGGAAAAACAGAAGTCTCCTTCGAATACTTCAACGGCAGACCTGTCCGCATCGCTGACGTCGTTATCGCTGCCCAGCACGATGACGGCATTGAGCAGGAACAGATTTACGAAGATATTAAACGTGAAGTTGTTCTGGCTACCCTGCCCGCAGACATGGTTGATGATGCTACTAAAATCTACATCAACACCACTGGCCGCTTCGTAATCGGCGGTCCCATGGGTGACTGCGGCCTGACCGGTCGTAAAATCATCAACGACACCTACGGCGGCATGGGCAACCACGGCGGCGGTGCTTTCTCCGGTAAGGACCCGTCCAAAGTTGACCGTTCCGGCGCATACATGGCCCGTTACATCGCCAAGAACATCGTAGCTGCTGGCCTTGCCGAGCGTGCGGAAGTTCAGGTTGCATACGCAATCGGTGTTGCAGAGCCCGTATCTGTTCTGGCTACCTCCCACGGTACCGGCGAAGTCTCCGATGAAACCCTGACTGAAGCAGTCAAGGAAGTATTTGACCTGCGCCCCTACTACATCTCCGAGCGTCTGGACCTTCGTCGTCCCATTTACAAGCCCTCCGCTTGTTACGGACACTTCGGTCGCAACAATCCCAACTTCACATGGGAAAAAACCGACGCTGTAGATGACCTCAGAACTGCCTGCAAAATCTAA